From Ptychodera flava strain L36383 chromosome 2, AS_Pfla_20210202, whole genome shotgun sequence, the proteins below share one genomic window:
- the LOC139120899 gene encoding uncharacterized protein, protein MASGNPSTKVVTALQTPIITTSTVTRMSTTRVATPVVTIAVSTVPTSSTPIMSVSTSGSTANVQHKANVGEMLRLGTPRLWLPAEQCRECFYPNDVNFNFCQQCGTRRLSRDRERPQPLPVDMEAIDSRLAELQEKAASMPYTQRKSKLQTDFEVFLESMQPPKTLMSAAPRDILRFLVWKDKGGRTVVHGADCSDENPCQCPSRLAFKTVDSYIGQLRSIFDKEGRGGEWNARVGFGNPAADKSVKQYLRMVTEEQMKQNLIPKQAIPMTTDKVERIINYIDLQLEKFPDIDPCHAFILGRDKALFLTLLFTGSRAGDLLIVKTENIHLPNGGFLLNHVWGKTLRDGNTRSCAIFQNDNSLLCPVTAIMGYVELAKALGINLSRVFSFVRLLETERLTMCLCLLMRQILDCVFIVTKLQCTRGRLYIVFEVHVLLP, encoded by the exons ATGGCATCTGGTAATCCGTCAACGAAAGTTGTTACAGCGTTACAGACGCCTATTATAACGACGTCAACAGTGACCAGAATGTCGACTACCAGAGTGGCCACGCCCGTAGTGACAATAGCGGTGTCTACAGTCCCAACTTCAAGCACCCCGATAATGTCGGTTTCTACGTCGGGTTCGACTGCTAATGTTCAACATAAGGCAAATGTG GGGGAGATGCTGAGGTTAGGCACGCCACGTTTATGGTTACCAGCAGAACAATGTAGGGAATGTTTTTACCCTAACGACGTTAACTTCAATTTCTGCCAGCAATGTGGAACCCGGCGACTTTCTCGTGATAGAGAGCGCCCCCAACCCTTGCCAGTTGATATGGAAGCTATCGACTCGAGACTTGCAGAACTTCAGGAAAAGGCTGCATCGATGCCGTACACACAACGAAAGTCTAAATTACAAACTGACTTTGAGGTATTCTTAGAGAGTATGCAGCCACCGAAAACACTCATGTCAGCTGCACCGAGAGATATACTGAGATTTCTTGTATGGAAAGATAAGGGTGGTCGCACTGTGGTACATGGTGCAGATTGCTCAGATGAGAACCCGTGTCAGTGTCCGAGCAGGCTTGCCTTTAAGACCGTTGATTCATATATTGGCCAACTAAGATCAATATTTGACAAGGAGGGGAGGGGTGGTGAGTGGAATGCTAGGGTTGGTTTTGGGAATCCGGCGGCAGATAAGTCAGTTAAACAATACTTACGGATGGTTACAGAGGAGCAAATGAAACAGAATCTTATACCAAAACAGGCTATTCCTATGACAACTGACAAAGTGGAACGAATTATCAATTATATTGATTTGCAATTAGAGAAATTTCCAGACATTGATCCATGCCATGCATTTATTCTTGGAAGAGATAAAGCTCTTTTCCTTACGCTTTTATTTACAGGGAGTAGAGCAGGTGATTTGTTGATTGTCAAAACAGAGAACATCCATCTCCCAAATGGAGGATTTCTTTTAAATCACGTCTGGGGTAAAACTCTACGTGATGGCAACACGAGATCTTGTGCTATTTTTCAGAATGACAATTCGTTGCTCTGCCCAGTAACAGCGATTATGGGATATGTGGAATTAGCTAAGGCACTTGGTATAAATTTGAGCCGGGTTTTCTCTTTCGTTCGACTACTCGAGACGGAAAGGTTGACAATGTGTCTCTGTCTACTAATGCGGCAAATTCTAGATTGCGTTTTTATTGTGACAAAACTGCAGTGTACCAGGGGGAGACTATACATAGTTTTCGAAGTGCATGTGCTATTGCCTTAG